In the Pseudomonadota bacterium genome, GAGTGAAGAGTGAAGAGTGAAGAGTGAAGAGTGAAGAGTGAAGAGTGAAGAGTGAAGAGTGAAGAGTGAAGAGTGAAGAGTGAAGAGTGAAGAGAACTGTGGGCTACGCTTGCCGGAATGTCAAGCATTATTTTATTTATAAACGTCTGAAATTATTATAAAATACCCTCATTACATCCATTGAAATTTCTTCTCCCCCCGCTCATTAATTTTACATTTTGCATTTTGCATTCTTCATTCTTAATTCTTCACTCTTAATTCTTAATTCCCCTTCGGGGCTCACCTGATTTTCCCTTTTCATATTCCCTGTTTCCTTATAGAGTGAACCGAATTACCCGAAACGAAAAATCTGCCAGCGCAGGATAGAACCGCACATGCCTGAAGTCCGAAAAAAACTGAGCCGCTACATCATTGCCGCCTTCTTCCTGAACATCTTCGCGATCATGAGCGTCGGGGCGGTCTGCATCTCCCTGGTCGGCAACCTGGTCAACAATATCAAGGAAATCAAGGTGGAGAGCGAAGATGTCTTCACTGCCAATGATGTCAATATCAAGGTCTCCCAGATTATTTATGCGATCGACAAGGCAATCATCAAGGCCGACCGCCAGCACTTGAACTATGCCAGCGATATCATCCATGACCTGATCGGCGAGGTGAACGCCTTTCTTGCCGACCGTGCCGAGCTCGGCCATGACCGGGATGAGCAGGAAAAGCTCGGCAACATCCTGCCGATCCTCCAGCAGATCAGTGAGAAAGTGACCATTCTGCTGGAAAACCCGGCCAACATCATGTTCGACCCGGAACTCGTGAAAGATCTCGGCAAACTCGGCAGCAGGGTGCAGGCCAAAACCGTCGAACTGAAGGACTACCATGCCCCGATCATCACCACCCTGGTTGACGATTCCTACCATAAAATGCGCTCCATTCTCGCGCTTTATCTGCTCTCCTCGCTGATCGGGATCCTCGCGTCGATTGTCGGCTACATCATTCTGACCAGAAACACCATCACCCCGATCATGAACCTCGCCCGGGCGACCCAGGATGTGGCGAGCGGCGACCTTTCGGTCCGGGTCGACAGCCGTTCGCAAACAGAGATCGGCGCCCTTTACCAATCTTTCAACCTGATGACCAGTCAGCTGGAAAACCATGAGCAGAAAAGAGTCGAGTTCGCCAACGAGCTGGAACGGCAGGTCGAGGCGAGAACCGCCGAATTGCGGGAGGCCAATGAGAACCTGAAACGGACCCAGTCGGATCTGGTCCGGATGGAGAAGATCGCCACCCTGGGCCAGATCGCAAGTTCGGTCAACCACGAGATCAAGACCCCTTTAAACTCCCTCTACCTGAACCAGCAGCTCCTCGCCAGAAAGATCCGCAAGTATGACTGGCACGACGACAAGACCCGCGACAGTCTGCTTTCAGTCACCGATATCATCGACAATGAGATCAAACGGATCAGCGAAATTCTGGATGAATTCGTCCAGTACGCCCGCTTCGCGCCGCCGAATCTGATGGAATGCAACGTGAACGACCTGGTGGTCGAACTGCTCCGGATGGTCGGGGAGTCAGCCCGGGAAGCAAAGGTCGAAATTGTCAGTGAACTTGTTGACGGCCCTCTCAACGCGATGATCGACCGGAAAAAAATTACCCAGGCGCTGCTCAACCTCTCGGTGAACGCGATCCACGCGATGCCGGATGGCGGTCATCTGAAACTGATAACGCAGCGAACCAAAAACGGCGAAATCGTGATCAGAGTTGCCGACGACGGCATCGGGATCAAGGAGCAGGATCTTAAAAAAATATTTGAGCCGTTTTTTACCACTAAAGAGAAAGGAACCGGTTTCGGACTGGCCATCGTCCGCCGGATTATTGAAGACCACCGGGGCAAAATCACCTGCCGCAGCAAGGTTGGCGAAGGCACCGAATTTGAAATCGTGCTTCCCGAACCCGGTGCAGCGCGCAGAATTTTTGCAAAAACCTGAATCCGTGAGCGTTCGAGAGCGGTACAGATGCAAGGCGACGACGATGTTGATTATACATATGGTATATCAACGAGTTGTCAACGCAGCAGATGTGCGGCTCTCGAACGCCCCGCAGGGCGGCGGGTGAGTATTCACCTCCGCAACTAAGCAAAAAATTCTTGCGTAATCACAACCACCTGAGCTGATTGATCGCGCGAAGCCGTCACGGAATCAGGAAAAATTATAAACCAGCAGGAAGACCATGAATGACGTTCAGATCCTGATCGTGGATGACGATTCGATCACCCGGCAGACCCTCTCCATGTCCCTGGAGGATGACTTTACTACCGTTACCGCAGGAAGTGGCCCGGAGGCACTGAAAATTCTCGGCCGCGAGCATATCGATCTCGTCCTCTCCGACCTCGACATGCCGGGAATGTCGGGCATTGAATTGCTGGAGAAAATAAACCAGCTCGATAACCCGCCGCCGGTCATCTTCATCACCGGCCAGGGCACCATCGAAACCGCAGTCCAGGCGATGAAACTCGGCGCTTACGACTACGTGAGCAAACCGGTCAATGTAGACCGGCTGATGCTCCTCATCGACAAGACCCTGGAAAACAAGAACCTGAAAGAGGAAAACATCAGGCTCAGGCAGCAGCTGAAGGAATCCATGCCCGACCTGAACCTGATCGGCGCCTCCCCGGCCATGGTGAAAATCACCGACCTCGCCCGGCAGGTTGCCGGCACCAGGGCCACGGTGCTGATTGAAGGGGAGTCAGGCACCGGCAAGGAGCTGGTGACCAATATCATCCATTACAACAGCCCGGTCGCCCACGGGCCCTTCATCAAGGTCAACTGTTCCGCCTTTGCCGAAGGGGTCCTCGAGTCGGAACTCTTCGGCCATGAGAAGGGGGCCTTTACCGGGGCGGTCGCCACCAAGAAGGGCCGTTTCGAGCTGGCCGACAAGGGGACCCTGTTCCTGGACGAGATCGGCGAGATGCCGCCCTCGATCCAGGTCAAACTGCTGCGCTTCCTGCAGGAGATGACCTTCGAACGGGTCGGCGGCACCAGAACCCTGAAGGTCAACGTCCGGATTATTTCCGCCACCAACAAGAACCTTGAAGAACTGGTCCGCGAGGGAACCTTTCGCGACGACCTCTTCTACCGGCTGCGGGTGGTAAAGATCGAGGTGCCGCCCTTACGGAAAAGAAAGGAGGACATCCCGGCCCTGGTCAAGAGCTTTATCGCCAAATTCTCCCACCTCCACGGCAAGCCGATTTCCGGGATCACCGACGAGGTCATGGAGCTGATCAGATCCTACAACTGGCCCGGCAATGTCAGGGAACTGATCAACTGCATCGAAAGCTGCGTGGTGATGACCAGGAGCGAGACCATCGATCTGGAGAGCGTTCCCGAATATCTCGCCAATAAACCGATTGAATCAGGCAATGGTAATGAAGGCGGCATTCTCCAGGAGCTGGAGATCAAAGCGATCACCGAAGTGATGGATGAAACGGGGGGCGACAAGACCGCCGCCGCCAAAAAACTCGGCATCGGCCTGCGCACCCTGTACCGCAAGATCGAGAAATACGGCATGCCGTATTGATCCTTTATCAGAAATCTTGACAACAACCCCCTTACGCCTTACCCTGATGTAAGGAATTAAATCAAGTAAGGAGAACACTATGGCGCTGGCAACCATAACAACAAAAGGACAAATCACAATCCCGCAAGAAGTAAGAAAAAGTCTCAATCTTCACACCGGAGACAAGCTGGAGATCATTGCCACAAGCGAGGGTGAAGCCCTGATCAGGCCGGTATCCAGAAAAGTAGACGATGTCTTCTGCATGTTGCAAAAATCAGGCAGGAAAGCTGTCTCAGTCGACACCATGAATGCCACGATAAAAAAACGACTCGCAGAGAAATATAAATGAAAGGGGTCGACACCAATATTCTGGTCCGGTTCCTTGTTGGGGATGATGACCGGCAAACGAAGAAAGTCTACACAATTTTCAAGCAGGCGGAATCTGCGAAAAACCAGTTATTTGTTCCTCTGTTGGTTGTTCTGGAACTCCTCTGGGTTCTCGATTCCGTTTACAGTATCCCAAGAAATAAAATACTCGATTGCCTGAGCGAATTGATATTGATGCCTGTTCTGAAATTTGAAAGCCATACAACCATTCAAGAATTCATTTCAACTTCCCAAAAGAGCAA is a window encoding:
- a CDS encoding HAMP domain-containing protein; the encoded protein is MPEVRKKLSRYIIAAFFLNIFAIMSVGAVCISLVGNLVNNIKEIKVESEDVFTANDVNIKVSQIIYAIDKAIIKADRQHLNYASDIIHDLIGEVNAFLADRAELGHDRDEQEKLGNILPILQQISEKVTILLENPANIMFDPELVKDLGKLGSRVQAKTVELKDYHAPIITTLVDDSYHKMRSILALYLLSSLIGILASIVGYIILTRNTITPIMNLARATQDVASGDLSVRVDSRSQTEIGALYQSFNLMTSQLENHEQKRVEFANELERQVEARTAELREANENLKRTQSDLVRMEKIATLGQIASSVNHEIKTPLNSLYLNQQLLARKIRKYDWHDDKTRDSLLSVTDIIDNEIKRISEILDEFVQYARFAPPNLMECNVNDLVVELLRMVGESAREAKVEIVSELVDGPLNAMIDRKKITQALLNLSVNAIHAMPDGGHLKLITQRTKNGEIVIRVADDGIGIKEQDLKKIFEPFFTTKEKGTGFGLAIVRRIIEDHRGKITCRSKVGEGTEFEIVLPEPGAARRIFAKT
- a CDS encoding sigma-54 dependent transcriptional regulator, producing the protein MNDVQILIVDDDSITRQTLSMSLEDDFTTVTAGSGPEALKILGREHIDLVLSDLDMPGMSGIELLEKINQLDNPPPVIFITGQGTIETAVQAMKLGAYDYVSKPVNVDRLMLLIDKTLENKNLKEENIRLRQQLKESMPDLNLIGASPAMVKITDLARQVAGTRATVLIEGESGTGKELVTNIIHYNSPVAHGPFIKVNCSAFAEGVLESELFGHEKGAFTGAVATKKGRFELADKGTLFLDEIGEMPPSIQVKLLRFLQEMTFERVGGTRTLKVNVRIISATNKNLEELVREGTFRDDLFYRLRVVKIEVPPLRKRKEDIPALVKSFIAKFSHLHGKPISGITDEVMELIRSYNWPGNVRELINCIESCVVMTRSETIDLESVPEYLANKPIESGNGNEGGILQELEIKAITEVMDETGGDKTAAAKKLGIGLRTLYRKIEKYGMPY
- a CDS encoding AbrB/MazE/SpoVT family DNA-binding domain-containing protein — its product is MALATITTKGQITIPQEVRKSLNLHTGDKLEIIATSEGEALIRPVSRKVDDVFCMLQKSGRKAVSVDTMNATIKKRLAEKYK
- a CDS encoding PIN domain-containing protein → MKGVDTNILVRFLVGDDDRQTKKVYTIFKQAESAKNQLFVPLLVVLELLWVLDSVYSIPRNKILDCLSELILMPVLKFESHTTIQEFISTSQKSKHDLADLLIAHSAISQGCERIITFDKKAGRFELFESA